The following are encoded together in the Paludisphaera mucosa genome:
- a CDS encoding sigma-70 family RNA polymerase sigma factor produces MSATMKDQPTDKTNEPLSPAEYGASVISRTYKAGPAAMALVIGLAALTAQASESDLVRDIQRYCTVCWRNARLDPRVWDDCTQEVCCRLLTKARDGQLDLAQVLSDDTPERRELVRAIDMVRKRVQRTKRHQPIDALALPAPDADQRHRDRLELGEILESARRAVLSPRQDRIVELWMRGWSVPEIGSDLGIAVNRVSDEKYKALRKLEQHLRNGHDELEAFTQTQARAEDASRREIA; encoded by the coding sequence GTGTCAGCCACTATGAAGGACCAACCGACGGATAAGACGAACGAGCCGCTCTCGCCCGCCGAGTACGGGGCCAGCGTGATCTCGCGCACCTACAAGGCCGGACCGGCTGCCATGGCCCTGGTCATCGGCCTCGCCGCCCTGACCGCGCAGGCTTCCGAATCCGACCTGGTGCGCGACATCCAGCGCTACTGCACGGTCTGCTGGCGGAACGCCCGGCTCGACCCCCGCGTCTGGGACGACTGCACGCAGGAGGTCTGCTGCCGCCTGCTCACCAAGGCGCGCGACGGGCAGCTCGACCTCGCCCAGGTCCTCTCCGACGACACGCCCGAACGGCGGGAACTCGTCCGGGCGATCGACATGGTCCGCAAGCGCGTGCAACGCACCAAGCGACACCAGCCGATCGACGCCCTGGCCCTGCCGGCGCCCGACGCCGACCAACGGCACCGCGACCGCCTCGAACTCGGCGAGATCCTCGAATCGGCCCGCCGCGCCGTCCTCTCGCCCCGCCAGGACCGGATCGTCGAACTCTGGATGCGCGGCTGGTCCGTCCCCGAGATCGGCTCGGACCTCGGCATCGCCGTGAACCGGGTCAGCGACGAGAAGTACAAGGCCCTGCGGAAGCTCGAACAGCACCTCCGCAACGGCCACGACGAGCTGGAAGCCTTCACCCAGACCCAGGCCCGCGCCGAGGACGCCTCGCGACGCGAGATCGCCTGA
- a CDS encoding esterase/lipase family protein, whose product MNRRRWCIWIVMASVLGAGAARGDDAAGPDVDRPPAAGRLRIEPIGLSTPSRYTPGKVPVVFVHGFWVGPRTWEPMIRALEADPEIAAGHQFWTFGYATGDPLPYSAYRMRLALDEVRRRLDPDRADRALDRMVVVGHSMGGVLAKLLTVDSGDRFWRLVSAQEPDRLAGEPADVALVRETLVFRARPEVQKLVFIATPHRGGTADQEILHDVASRLVRKPDPLRNAYRRLIAANPPDFFTNSFRASLITSIDEMRWNSPMLAALNALRPASAVSMHSIIPIKNGPPGPGGDDGLIAFASAHLDGVASEMVVAAGHFCIDDSRTFAEVRRILKAR is encoded by the coding sequence ATGAACCGGCGGCGGTGGTGCATCTGGATCGTGATGGCGAGCGTCCTCGGCGCCGGCGCGGCGCGGGGGGACGACGCGGCGGGGCCGGACGTCGATCGGCCGCCGGCCGCGGGCCGGCTGCGCATCGAGCCGATCGGGCTCTCGACCCCGTCCCGCTACACGCCGGGGAAGGTCCCGGTCGTATTCGTCCACGGCTTCTGGGTCGGCCCGCGCACGTGGGAGCCGATGATCCGGGCGCTGGAAGCCGATCCCGAGATCGCCGCCGGACACCAGTTCTGGACCTTCGGCTACGCCACGGGCGATCCGCTGCCGTACTCCGCCTACCGGATGCGGCTCGCCCTCGACGAGGTCCGGCGCCGTCTCGACCCCGACCGGGCCGACCGGGCGCTCGACCGGATGGTGGTCGTCGGCCACAGCATGGGCGGCGTCCTGGCGAAGCTGCTGACCGTCGACAGCGGCGACCGCTTCTGGCGGCTGGTCAGCGCCCAGGAGCCCGACCGGCTGGCGGGCGAGCCCGCGGACGTCGCCCTCGTCCGCGAGACGCTGGTCTTCCGCGCCCGTCCCGAGGTCCAGAAGTTGGTCTTCATCGCCACGCCCCACCGAGGCGGGACCGCCGATCAGGAGATCCTGCACGACGTCGCCAGCCGGCTGGTCCGCAAGCCCGACCCGCTTCGGAACGCCTACCGCCGCCTGATCGCCGCGAACCCCCCCGATTTCTTCACGAACTCGTTCCGGGCCAGCCTGATCACCAGCATCGACGAGATGCGCTGGAACTCCCCCATGCTGGCGGCGCTGAACGCGCTCAGGCCCGCCTCGGCGGTCTCCATGCACTCGATCATCCCCATCAAGAACGGCCCCCCCGGCCCCGGGGGCGACGACGGCCTGATCGCCTTCGCGAGCGCCCACCTCGACGGCGTGGCGTCGGAGATGGTCGTCGCCGCGGGCCACTTCTGCATCGACGACTCCCGGACGTTCGCCGAGGTCCGTCGCATCCTCAAGGCTCGTTGA
- a CDS encoding MgtC/SapB family protein has protein sequence MTTWDLLIRLTTAAALGGVIGLERHRADQAAGLRTHMLVGLGSALFTIVSAHGFQDVLRPTYVVLDPSRIASLVVSGIGFLGAGTILRRNEAVLGLTTAASIWAVAAVGLAAGCGMILAAVLAGSVILATLTAMKWCEDRVGVRPGMRVLSLLVESRDAASRVVDSAFIQASVPVQAIRIGGDRRPGDHRVEATVAGLSDLALLALAMRLQATEGVLEVSFEGKTL, from the coding sequence ATGACGACCTGGGACCTGTTGATCCGGCTGACGACGGCCGCGGCGCTCGGGGGCGTGATCGGGCTGGAGCGGCACCGGGCGGACCAGGCGGCCGGGCTGCGGACGCACATGCTCGTCGGCCTGGGCTCGGCCCTGTTCACGATCGTCTCGGCCCACGGCTTCCAGGACGTGCTCCGGCCGACCTACGTGGTCCTCGATCCGTCCCGGATCGCCTCGCTGGTGGTCAGCGGGATCGGCTTCCTGGGCGCGGGGACGATCCTGCGACGCAACGAGGCCGTGCTGGGATTGACCACGGCGGCGAGCATCTGGGCCGTCGCCGCGGTGGGCCTGGCGGCCGGCTGCGGTATGATTCTCGCGGCGGTCCTCGCGGGGTCCGTGATCCTCGCCACGCTCACGGCGATGAAATGGTGCGAGGACCGCGTGGGGGTCCGGCCCGGCATGCGGGTGCTATCATTGCTCGTCGAGAGCCGCGACGCCGCCTCCCGCGTGGTCGACTCGGCCTTCATCCAGGCCAGCGTGCCGGTGCAGGCGATCCGGATCGGCGGCGACCGCCGTCCCGGAGACCACCGCGTCGAGGCGACCGTCGCCGGCCTCTCCGACTTGGCCCTGCTGGCCCTGGCCATGAGGCTTCAGGCGACCGAGGGCGTCCTGGAAGTGTCCTTCGAAGGGAAGACGCTATGA
- a CDS encoding RecQ family ATP-dependent DNA helicase encodes MSLVGEPVDLEHALRGRFGLQDFRPGQREVIEAVLGGRDVLCVMPTGGGKSLCYQLPAVVTPGLTLVVSPLIALMKDQVDALTQRGVRATLLNSTIDAALQTQRMAEIEAGLYDLVYVAPERFRSSRFTAMIQRVRPALMAVDEAHCISQWGHDFRPDYARLGEARRRIGSPPCIALTATATDVVQRDVAEQLGLHDPRLFVTGFDRPNLRYVVAKTGRDEAKLQELSRTLERAPGPAVIYASSRARCEAVAAYVAKELRREVVVYHAGMDRDARSKAQDDFMNGEADVVVATNAFGMGVDKSDIRSVIHFNMPGTIEAYYQEAGRAGRDGRPSVCVLLYSAGDRRLQEMFIENEFPPRQAVHQVYDYLRSLDDDPIELTYAQILEQSGVDVKESGVGASIQILDDAGAIEKFSPRENMAIVRFNMEADELEGSLVERISAQAPVKRAVLAGLEAMARGRVGEPCYFRPDELAAALGLDRPALNRAIKGLTAELPIDYIPPFRGNALRVVDRTRKARDLEIDFRKLEVRKRHEYEKLDRMTQYAMSPICRRSLILSYFGERANLSEHCGGCDNCRSDGDGPGGVDATLVDAPAARETIQKVLSGVARAKGRFGKTSVAQMLAGSDSERMTRGGLQALSTYGILRNSGLTHREIADLIDALGGAGLIESQSVDGFKPVVSLSEAGWAWLRDREAPALSLRLPREVAHKFAAVHGLARASARAATASRSADSSAAGDSATASDFCGDPLWERLKALRQQWAREAKQPAYCVFTNQTMEALVRQRPTTPAALGEVKGLGRARIERYGDALLEAIAGLQPDFAPTIDEPFTEPDPLLPTPRPPRTTTPPATKTPVAAAPSPATPAMPAPATSSDHVSTEEWTWRLLDRGFTIEDAAAIRSLDPSVVVRHLVWMVRRGKPLAASAIAPEAVVTAWDAWMAARPDGEAPVEPADRLYLWPLFRACRTGL; translated from the coding sequence ATGAGTCTCGTCGGCGAGCCGGTCGATCTGGAGCACGCGCTACGCGGGCGCTTCGGCCTGCAGGACTTCCGTCCCGGCCAGCGCGAGGTCATCGAGGCCGTCCTGGGGGGCCGAGACGTCCTCTGCGTCATGCCCACGGGCGGCGGCAAGAGCCTTTGCTACCAGCTCCCCGCCGTGGTGACGCCCGGCCTGACGCTCGTCGTCAGCCCGCTCATCGCCCTGATGAAGGACCAGGTCGACGCCCTCACCCAGCGCGGCGTGCGCGCGACCCTGCTCAACAGCACGATCGACGCGGCGCTCCAAACTCAGCGCATGGCCGAGATCGAGGCCGGCCTGTACGACCTGGTTTACGTCGCCCCCGAACGGTTCCGCAGCAGCCGCTTCACGGCCATGATCCAGCGCGTCCGGCCGGCCCTCATGGCGGTCGACGAGGCGCACTGCATCAGCCAGTGGGGCCACGACTTCCGGCCCGACTACGCACGTTTGGGCGAGGCCCGTCGGCGGATCGGCTCGCCCCCCTGCATCGCGCTCACGGCCACCGCCACCGACGTCGTCCAGCGCGACGTCGCCGAGCAGCTGGGCCTCCACGACCCCCGCCTGTTCGTCACGGGGTTCGATCGGCCCAACCTCCGCTACGTCGTGGCCAAGACCGGCCGCGACGAGGCCAAACTCCAGGAGTTGAGCCGGACCCTCGAACGCGCCCCGGGCCCCGCCGTCATCTACGCCTCCAGCCGGGCCCGCTGCGAGGCCGTGGCGGCCTACGTCGCCAAGGAGTTGCGTCGCGAGGTCGTCGTCTACCACGCCGGCATGGACCGCGACGCCCGCAGCAAGGCCCAGGACGACTTCATGAACGGCGAGGCCGACGTCGTCGTCGCCACCAACGCCTTCGGCATGGGGGTCGACAAGTCCGACATCCGCTCGGTCATCCACTTCAACATGCCCGGCACGATCGAGGCCTACTATCAAGAGGCCGGCCGCGCCGGCCGCGACGGCCGGCCCTCGGTCTGCGTCCTGCTGTACTCGGCCGGGGACCGCAGGCTGCAGGAGATGTTCATCGAGAACGAGTTCCCGCCCCGGCAGGCCGTCCACCAGGTGTACGACTACCTGCGGAGCCTCGACGACGACCCGATCGAGCTGACCTACGCCCAGATCCTGGAGCAGTCGGGGGTGGACGTCAAGGAGTCGGGGGTCGGGGCCTCGATCCAGATCCTCGACGACGCCGGGGCGATCGAGAAGTTCTCGCCCCGCGAGAACATGGCCATCGTCCGCTTCAACATGGAGGCCGACGAGCTGGAGGGGAGCCTGGTCGAGCGGATCAGCGCCCAGGCGCCGGTGAAGCGGGCGGTCCTCGCCGGCCTGGAGGCGATGGCGCGGGGCCGGGTGGGCGAGCCCTGCTACTTCCGCCCCGACGAGCTGGCCGCCGCCCTGGGGCTCGACCGCCCGGCCCTCAACCGGGCGATCAAGGGCCTGACCGCCGAGCTGCCGATCGACTACATCCCCCCCTTCCGGGGCAACGCGCTCCGCGTGGTGGACCGTACTCGCAAGGCGCGCGACCTGGAGATCGACTTCCGCAAGCTGGAGGTCCGGAAGCGGCACGAGTACGAGAAGCTCGACCGGATGACCCAGTACGCGATGAGCCCGATCTGCCGGAGGTCGTTGATCCTCAGCTACTTCGGCGAGCGGGCCAACCTCTCCGAGCACTGCGGCGGATGCGACAACTGCCGGTCCGACGGCGACGGGCCGGGCGGCGTGGACGCCACCCTCGTCGACGCCCCCGCGGCCCGCGAGACGATCCAGAAGGTTCTGTCGGGCGTCGCGCGGGCGAAGGGGCGGTTCGGCAAGACGTCCGTCGCCCAGATGCTCGCCGGGTCCGATTCCGAGCGGATGACCCGCGGCGGCCTTCAGGCCCTGAGCACCTACGGCATCCTCCGCAATAGCGGCCTGACCCATCGCGAGATCGCCGACCTCATCGACGCCCTGGGCGGGGCGGGCCTGATCGAGAGCCAATCGGTCGACGGCTTCAAGCCGGTGGTCTCGCTGAGCGAGGCCGGCTGGGCCTGGCTCCGCGACCGCGAGGCCCCGGCCCTGAGCCTGCGGCTCCCCCGCGAGGTCGCCCACAAGTTCGCCGCCGTCCACGGCCTGGCGCGGGCCTCGGCCCGGGCCGCGACGGCCTCGCGGTCCGCGGATTCCTCGGCCGCGGGCGATTCGGCGACGGCCTCCGACTTCTGCGGCGATCCTCTCTGGGAGCGGCTCAAGGCCCTCCGCCAGCAATGGGCGCGCGAGGCGAAGCAGCCGGCCTATTGCGTCTTCACCAACCAGACGATGGAAGCCCTGGTCCGCCAGCGGCCGACCACCCCGGCGGCCCTCGGCGAGGTCAAGGGCCTGGGCCGCGCGCGGATCGAACGCTACGGCGACGCCCTGCTGGAGGCGATCGCCGGCCTCCAGCCCGACTTCGCGCCGACGATCGACGAGCCGTTCACGGAGCCCGACCCGCTGCTCCCCACGCCACGCCCGCCGCGGACGACGACCCCGCCGGCGACCAAGACGCCCGTCGCGGCGGCGCCGAGCCCGGCCACGCCCGCGATGCCGGCACCGGCGACGTCTTCCGACCACGTCTCGACCGAGGAATGGACGTGGCGGCTGCTGGACCGCGGGTTCACGATCGAGGACGCGGCGGCGATTCGCAGCCTGGATCCCTCGGTCGTCGTCCGGCACCTGGTCTGGATGGTCCGGCGCGGCAAGCCGCTGGCGGCCTCGGCGATCGCGCCGGAGGCCGTCGTGACGGCGTGGGATGCGTGGATGGCGGCCCGCCCCGACGGCGAGGCTCCCGTCGAGCCGGCCGACCGCCTGTATCTCTGGCCGCTCTTCCGCGCCTGCCGGACGGGCCTATGA